From the genome of Kwoniella newhampshirensis strain CBS 13917 chromosome 12, whole genome shotgun sequence:
CACCGAAACCGGCGACAACGGCAACCTTACCGGCGAGCATGACGTCGGTGGCACGCTTGATACCATCGACGAGGGACTCTCGGCAACCGTAGTAGTTGTCGAACTTGGACTTTGTGACGGAGTCGTTGACGTTGATGGCAGGAACCTTGAGCTTGCCGTCCCTGAACATCTTGTAGAGGTGGTGGACACCAGTGGTGGTCTCCTCAGAGACACCCTTAATCTCTATTGAGAACGCCATGAAGTCAGCGCAGTGTTTGCAGTGAGGAGTTTCAAGCACAAGTAtgagcactcaccatcaaggTACTGGGGGTACTTCTCGTGGACCAAAGAGGTGAGGTCACCTCCGTCGTCGAGAATCATGTTGAGAGCCTTGCCATCGGGGAAGGCAGCGAGGGTCTGGTCGATACACCAAAGGtactcctcctcggtcTCGCCCTTCCAGGCGAAGACGGGGACACCGGTAGCAGCGATAGCAGCGGCAGCGTGGTCCTGGGTGGAGAAAATGTTACATGAAGACCAGGTAACCTGGGCGCCGAGAGCGGTGAGGGTCTCAATGAGGACGGCGGTCTGGATAGTCCTAGATGCCAAATGTCAGCATTCTGGTATATACTGACTATCATCTGCAGCAGAGGTCGACTCACATGTGAAGACAACCGGCGATCCTGGCGCCCTTCAAGGGCTGCTCCTTGGCGTACTTGTCTCGGAGGTACATGAGACCGGGCATCTCGTGCTCGGCGAGCTCAATCTCCTTTCGACCGAAAGCGGCGAGAGAGATATCGGCGACCTTGTAGTTGGACTGCGATGATGGGAGGTACCATGTTAGCTGAAGATCGGACAAACGTGGGTGATAACGCGATCGACTGAATGCACGGCGGGATGAGAGCGCAGCCATCGGGAGCCGCGAAGGGGACTTCAATCTCGGGGCGACTCACCATTTTTGTTTGAAGGTTGTGAATGAGAGGTGTGAAtctgaagaggaaaaggtgtttgctggaagagagaagagaagaagaagaagaagaagaatgcGTTGAAAGGCAGTTGCAAACTTGTTGCGAGCCAGGACGTGCAGGTGGAAAAGTTACAAAAGTGGTCGCATGGGGTGCCTTATCCGACAAGAAAAATCAAATCAAATCCCTGTTCATCTGCCCCCCTGAGATGCAACAATATATCCCCGCCGTATGGGATGACATGTGGCACGATGGAGATAGTTGCCATCGACACTACCACGGATATTCttgtgaagaaggatcgaGGTCATGAGCATCGCAGGCATCGCATGCAGATCTGAGGTAAGTAAGGGGTGGCTGTCTTGTCCCATCTCATTGCGAGTTGACAACGGCATCCATCGACAGCCGTCACGCCACATGATCTGTTGCATTTGCCTTCTCTAATATCTATGCCGAACATCTGCAATTGTAGTTTCTGCCGTGGGGAAAAAGTTTGGCGCCACCCGGGATCGAACCAGGGACCGCACGAATAACCAATCGTACTGATTCTTCAGTCGTGCGCTCTCCCAACTGAGCTATGTCGCCAACGCTTTT
Proteins encoded in this window:
- a CDS encoding adenosylhomocysteinase, which translates into the protein MSNYKVADISLAAFGRKEIELAEHEMPGLMYLRDKYAKEQPLKGARIAGCLHMTIQTAVLIETLTALGAQVTWSSCNIFSTQDHAAAAIAATGVPVFAWKGETEEEYLWCIDQTLAAFPDGKALNMILDDGGDLTSLVHEKYPQYLDEIKGVSEETTTGVHHLYKMFRDGKLKVPAINVNDSVTKSKFDNYYGCRESLVDGIKRATDVMLAGKVAVVAGFGDVGKGCAESLRSYGARVIVTEIDPINALQAAMAGYEVTTMEEAAYRGNVFVTTTGCRDIITGAHFDAMPEDAIVSNIGHFDVEIDVAWLKANAVEAINIKPQVDRYTMKSGRHIILLAEGRLVNLGCGTGHPSFVMSCSFANQVMAQIALWTDSKSYPLGVHMLPKSLDEEVARAHLKQLNIKLTTMSNVQADYLGLPVDGPYKPDHYRY